From a single Collimonas pratensis genomic region:
- a CDS encoding DUF3455 domain-containing protein, which translates to MLKKVRSIALLAGCAPFLAACVSIPAQAPIAVPDNLQVAANQVLTLEAKATGVQIYQCAATPADASKFEWHFVAPQAELYDQQDNKIGKHYAGPTWESNDGSKVVGAVQAQSKAPDADAIAWLLLSAKSTSGIGVFGLTQSIQRLQTLGGAAPADGCDQARLGQQTRVPYQAVYRFYAAKS; encoded by the coding sequence ATGTTGAAAAAAGTACGAAGCATTGCACTGCTGGCCGGGTGTGCGCCCTTTCTTGCCGCCTGCGTTAGCATTCCGGCGCAGGCGCCGATCGCAGTGCCGGACAACTTGCAGGTTGCCGCCAACCAGGTCCTGACGCTGGAGGCTAAGGCCACCGGCGTACAAATCTACCAATGTGCGGCGACACCGGCCGACGCTTCGAAATTCGAATGGCATTTCGTAGCGCCGCAGGCCGAGTTGTATGACCAGCAGGACAACAAGATCGGTAAGCACTATGCTGGCCCGACCTGGGAATCGAACGATGGCAGCAAGGTGGTCGGCGCGGTCCAGGCGCAAAGCAAGGCGCCCGATGCGGACGCCATCGCATGGCTGCTCCTGAGCGCCAAATCGACTTCGGGAATCGGCGTCTTCGGCCTGACGCAAAGCATCCAGCGCTTGCAGACTTTAGGCGGCGCCGCGCCGGCGGACGGTTGCGACCAGGCGCGGCTGGGCCAGCAGACACGCGTGCCTTACCAGGCGGTCTACCGTTTCTACGCCGCCAAATCGTAG
- a CDS encoding nuclear transport factor 2 family protein: MTDINQTATIADQANAIASRYIAAWSETDAVRRRALITNVFTPDATYLDPMARSSGHDGLDAMIGAVQQQFADLRFRLHGKQDGHNDVVRFSWTLGADGAEPVAYGTDVAVVAADGRIRSVTGFLDAMNVPA; the protein is encoded by the coding sequence ATGACTGACATCAACCAAACTGCAACTATCGCCGATCAAGCCAATGCCATCGCCAGCCGCTACATTGCAGCCTGGAGCGAAACCGACGCAGTACGCCGCCGCGCCCTGATCACCAACGTGTTTACGCCCGATGCAACGTATCTCGACCCGATGGCGCGCAGCAGCGGCCATGACGGCCTGGACGCCATGATAGGCGCGGTGCAGCAGCAGTTCGCCGACCTGCGCTTCCGTTTGCATGGCAAGCAGGATGGCCACAACGATGTGGTGCGTTTCTCCTGGACCCTGGGCGCGGACGGCGCTGAGCCGGTCGCTTACGGCACCGATGTCGCGGTGGTGGCAGCTGATGGCCGCATCCGCAGCGTTACCGGCTTCCTGGACGCGATGAACGTACCTGCATAG
- a CDS encoding WD40/YVTN/BNR-like repeat-containing protein, with translation MFPASTAFNEKTVRCGSLLTLAFLTLALFSQGAHAADQAASDWPTKRPAQIRPQASSSPLLAAATAGEGEGSRIVAVGDHGVILLSDDGSTYRQARSVPTRTMLTSVFFIDRSTGWAAGHDGVVLKTSDGGETWQLLRQQYGQEQPILSIWFGDANNGLAVGLFGMALSTADGGLSWNELKLSSGDAADRHLYRILATPSGTLLITAEAGTVFRSDDGGKHWDVIDTGEKGSLWSAVAFSDNGVNTVVAVGMRGHITRSSDDGKSWQAVTSGTTQSLTDIARLGASELVAAGMGGTLLHSSDGGRHFTQSRASGDDAITALAKVPAAGPAKLALFSLSGVVAAAGTPAK, from the coding sequence ATGTTTCCAGCATCAACAGCTTTCAATGAAAAGACGGTCCGCTGCGGCAGCCTGCTGACGCTTGCTTTCCTGACGCTGGCGCTGTTCAGCCAGGGCGCGCACGCCGCCGACCAGGCCGCGTCCGACTGGCCGACCAAGAGGCCCGCGCAAATCCGCCCGCAGGCCAGCAGCAGCCCGCTGCTGGCTGCCGCCACTGCCGGCGAAGGAGAGGGCAGCCGGATCGTGGCAGTCGGCGATCACGGCGTCATCCTGCTGTCCGACGACGGCAGCACCTATCGTCAGGCGCGTAGCGTGCCGACCCGCACCATGCTGACCTCGGTATTTTTCATCGACCGTAGCACCGGCTGGGCCGCCGGCCATGACGGCGTGGTCCTGAAAACCAGCGACGGCGGCGAAACCTGGCAACTGTTGCGGCAGCAGTACGGTCAGGAACAGCCGATCCTGTCGATCTGGTTCGGCGATGCCAACAATGGCCTGGCAGTGGGTTTGTTCGGTATGGCGCTGAGCACTGCGGACGGCGGACTGAGCTGGAACGAGCTGAAGCTGAGCAGCGGCGACGCCGCCGACCGCCACCTGTACCGGATTCTGGCGACGCCCAGCGGTACCTTGTTGATTACCGCCGAGGCCGGCACGGTGTTCCGCTCGGACGACGGCGGCAAGCACTGGGACGTGATCGACACCGGCGAGAAAGGTTCGCTGTGGAGCGCCGTGGCATTTTCCGACAATGGCGTGAACACCGTGGTGGCGGTAGGCATGCGCGGCCACATCACCCGCAGCAGCGACGACGGCAAGAGCTGGCAGGCGGTAACTTCCGGCACCACGCAGTCGCTGACCGATATCGCCCGGCTCGGCGCGAGCGAACTGGTCGCCGCCGGCATGGGCGGCACCCTGTTGCACAGCAGCGACGGCGGCCGCCATTTTACGCAGTCGCGCGCCAGCGGTGACGATGCCATTACTGCCTTGGCCAAAGTGCCCGCAGCCGGACCGGCGAAGCTGGCGCTGTTCTCGTTGTCGGGCGTGGTGGCAGCGGCCGGAACACCCGCGAAATGA
- a CDS encoding efflux RND transporter permease subunit, with protein sequence MSGSTQHVPPDSRLLRMVARLESVLFKRRLAVLLAFAVFTACMAVLALGLRMSAGFEKTLPQQHEYIKTFNQYREALFGANRLIVVVHARHGSIWNPPVLRQLLGVTEAVNYLQGVDRSSVTSLWTPNVFFTEITEEGFKALPITGGDIIPDKLNPQVIADIRERVAAGGYLGSLVSRDQTSAMVLAELQDSDPQTGQPLDYRAFNQLLENKVRKQFENADVEIQIIGFAKAIGDIGEEASKVMLFFGVALLLTALSVYWYCRSLRLTLLPLACSLSSLVWQFGTLRLLGFGLDPLAILVPFLVFAIGVSHGVQQINFIVREIADGKNTEQAARHSFTGLLIPGTLALVTAFISFITLTLIPIPMIRELAIAASIGVGYKIVTNLVMLPLAASYFSFSREYAQRAIGRREQHSRWLSWLALVARPRNAWIVVALGTALFGVAVWQSQGRHVGSLQAGAAELRPEARFNRDAADITARFDVGLDWLTVVFEVAPAGQLDACARPDAQLFMDDFAQQMNGVPGVLSVRSVADVLKGVNAGLNEGNPKMNTITRDARGLGSQFGSANNQLHGFSSSDCRAQGVNLYLSDHKATTIKGVVAAVEAFRGSNQLSGVKIRLASGNAGVQAATNEVLERSELPMMLYVYGAILLLVLLAYRDWRAMLACCLPLTVATWLGYWFMKDLNIGLTVATLPVMVLATGIGVDYAFYIYNRLQLHLGAGLDISSALERTLHETGVATVFTALTLSIGVATWSFSPLQFQADMGKLLTFMFLVNMVMAVTLLPAFAVVLESLFPRRAGRLRTPSFAAH encoded by the coding sequence ATGAGTGGTTCAACGCAACATGTTCCGCCAGACAGCCGGCTGCTGCGCATGGTGGCCCGGCTGGAATCCGTTCTGTTCAAGCGGCGCCTGGCGGTGCTGCTGGCCTTTGCCGTATTCACCGCATGCATGGCGGTGCTGGCGCTGGGTTTGCGCATGTCGGCCGGGTTTGAAAAGACCCTGCCGCAGCAGCATGAGTACATCAAGACCTTCAATCAGTATCGCGAGGCGCTGTTCGGCGCCAACCGCCTGATTGTAGTGGTGCATGCGCGCCACGGCAGCATCTGGAATCCGCCGGTGCTGCGGCAGTTGCTGGGCGTGACCGAGGCCGTGAATTATCTGCAAGGCGTGGATCGCAGCAGCGTCACGTCGCTCTGGACTCCCAATGTTTTTTTCACCGAAATCACGGAGGAAGGCTTCAAAGCGCTGCCGATCACCGGCGGCGATATCATTCCCGACAAGCTTAATCCACAGGTGATCGCCGATATCCGCGAGCGCGTCGCCGCCGGCGGCTATCTCGGCAGCCTGGTGTCGCGCGACCAGACCAGCGCCATGGTGCTGGCCGAACTGCAGGACAGCGATCCGCAAACCGGCCAGCCGCTGGACTACCGTGCCTTCAACCAGCTGCTGGAAAACAAGGTGCGCAAGCAGTTTGAAAACGCCGACGTCGAAATCCAGATCATCGGCTTCGCCAAGGCCATCGGCGATATCGGCGAGGAAGCCAGCAAGGTCATGCTGTTCTTCGGCGTCGCCTTGCTGCTGACGGCTTTGTCGGTGTACTGGTATTGCCGCTCGCTGCGTCTGACCCTGCTGCCGCTGGCTTGCTCGCTCAGTTCGCTGGTGTGGCAGTTCGGCACTTTGCGGCTGCTCGGTTTCGGTCTCGATCCCTTGGCGATCCTGGTGCCGTTCCTGGTGTTCGCCATCGGCGTTTCGCACGGCGTGCAGCAGATCAATTTCATCGTCCGTGAAATCGCCGATGGTAAAAATACAGAACAGGCCGCGCGGCACAGCTTTACCGGGCTGCTGATACCGGGCACGCTGGCGCTGGTGACGGCCTTCATCAGTTTCATCACGCTGACCCTGATTCCGATCCCCATGATCCGTGAACTGGCGATTGCGGCATCGATAGGGGTGGGCTACAAGATCGTCACTAACCTGGTGATGCTGCCGCTGGCCGCCTCGTATTTCAGTTTTTCCCGCGAATATGCGCAGCGCGCCATCGGCCGCCGCGAGCAGCATAGCCGCTGGCTTAGCTGGCTGGCATTGGTGGCGCGGCCGCGTAATGCCTGGATCGTGGTGGCGTTGGGAACCGCCTTGTTTGGCGTCGCGGTCTGGCAAAGCCAGGGTCGCCATGTCGGCAGCTTGCAAGCCGGCGCCGCCGAGCTGCGGCCGGAAGCGCGCTTCAATCGCGACGCGGCCGACATCACTGCCCGTTTTGATGTCGGCCTGGATTGGCTGACGGTAGTGTTTGAAGTGGCGCCGGCCGGCCAGTTGGACGCCTGCGCGCGGCCCGATGCGCAGCTGTTCATGGATGATTTTGCGCAGCAGATGAATGGTGTGCCGGGCGTGTTGTCGGTGCGTTCGGTGGCTGATGTGCTGAAGGGCGTGAATGCCGGCCTCAATGAAGGAAATCCGAAAATGAACACCATCACGCGCGACGCCCGCGGCCTCGGCTCGCAGTTCGGCAGCGCCAACAACCAGCTGCATGGCTTTTCCTCATCCGATTGCCGAGCCCAAGGTGTCAACCTCTACCTCAGCGATCATAAAGCCACCACCATTAAAGGCGTGGTGGCCGCGGTCGAGGCATTCCGCGGCAGCAACCAGCTGAGCGGCGTGAAAATCCGCCTGGCCAGCGGCAATGCCGGCGTCCAGGCCGCCACCAACGAAGTGCTGGAGCGCAGCGAGCTGCCGATGATGCTGTATGTCTACGGCGCCATCCTGCTGCTGGTGCTGCTAGCCTACCGCGACTGGCGTGCGATGCTGGCTTGCTGCCTGCCGTTGACGGTCGCCACCTGGCTCGGCTATTGGTTCATGAAAGACCTGAATATCGGCCTGACGGTCGCAACCTTGCCGGTGATGGTGCTGGCCACCGGCATCGGCGTCGATTACGCTTTTTATATCTACAACCGTCTGCAGCTGCACCTGGGCGCAGGTCTCGATATCAGCAGCGCGCTTGAACGCACCTTGCACGAAACCGGCGTGGCGACCGTGTTTACGGCATTGACGCTGTCGATCGGCGTGGCCACCTGGTCGTTTTCGCCGCTGCAATTCCAGGCCGACATGGGCAAGCTGCTGACCTTCATGTTCCTGGTCAACATGGTGATGGCGGTGACCTTGCTGCCGGCTTTCGCGGTGGTGCTGGAGAGTCTGTTTCCGCGCCGCGCGGGCAGGCTGCGTACGCCATCTTTTGCTGCTCATTGA
- a CDS encoding DUF1302 domain-containing protein — translation MKKMANKKGKDRLSSFRPGVAVALVWGSSTVFSHSAMAEQFDLGNGLSGSFDSSVSFGVGVRTSSPNCTFIGQDNGGCAGSGQVDIARRDPVNFNQSYDLTRLNQDNGNLNYKSGQVFSATVRGVHDLYLKAPDGWSGLMRAAWSYDFAADHTSYADLQPDARSHAVHDIRLLDAYVNKEFEIDQHPMRLRVGNQVISWGEDIFIPGGINSINSIDVRRAHSPGVQLKEIFRPAPILSLNAEVAKGLSVEGYYQTRWNGYEFDPVGTFFSTSDVVGAGSSGAFLPTSLVNTATGLTFPPGTVGDTGTRIVGVNPSTGQPFNRQLTAGELADPNLNPLYGALLHTGSVIPRGPDHNPRNSGQFGLSTRYTFPDSGDELTFYYVRYHDKIPFASIRVNQGSTANPFGWQDIFLDYAEDRNLFGVSYNTRAGDWAFGTELSFRPKESVPIDPTIVANPANPYYCNADLNPGNYRPTGYVCRGAVDQKKYQFHLTALNIFTPGGTFGGLLRALGATEGSFTSELAAAYYPDLDLNQGIPYSVTSDYRVPTKLSSGLVAQIGVNYPAAFGGQASYAPDLSLSYGVSGVAASALPGFVQGAGAVVVGLTIDFKTKPATKMRVDYTHNYGGGQSNLMRDRDFATFSFTTSF, via the coding sequence ATGAAGAAGATGGCGAACAAGAAGGGCAAGGACCGGCTATCCAGTTTCAGGCCGGGTGTGGCGGTGGCATTGGTATGGGGCAGTTCGACGGTGTTCAGCCACTCGGCCATGGCGGAGCAGTTCGATCTTGGCAATGGCTTGAGCGGTAGTTTCGATTCCTCGGTGTCGTTCGGCGTCGGCGTTCGCACCTCCAGCCCCAACTGTACTTTTATCGGCCAGGACAACGGCGGCTGCGCCGGCAGCGGCCAGGTCGATATCGCGCGCCGAGATCCGGTCAACTTCAACCAATCCTACGACCTGACCCGGCTCAATCAGGACAACGGTAATCTCAACTACAAGAGCGGGCAGGTGTTCTCGGCCACCGTGCGCGGCGTGCACGACCTTTACCTGAAGGCGCCGGACGGCTGGAGCGGCCTGATGCGCGCAGCCTGGTCCTACGACTTCGCCGCCGACCACACCAGCTACGCCGACCTGCAGCCTGATGCACGCAGCCATGCGGTGCACGACATCCGTTTGCTGGATGCCTACGTCAACAAGGAATTCGAGATCGACCAGCATCCGATGCGGCTGCGGGTCGGCAACCAGGTGATCAGCTGGGGCGAGGATATTTTCATCCCAGGCGGGATCAATTCCATCAATTCGATTGACGTCCGGCGTGCACACAGCCCCGGAGTCCAGCTCAAGGAAATCTTCCGGCCGGCGCCGATCCTGTCGCTCAACGCCGAAGTGGCGAAGGGGCTGAGCGTGGAGGGTTACTACCAGACTCGCTGGAATGGTTATGAATTCGATCCGGTCGGCACCTTCTTTTCCACCAGCGATGTGGTCGGCGCCGGTTCCAGCGGCGCCTTCCTGCCGACCTCGCTGGTCAACACCGCCACCGGCCTGACCTTTCCGCCGGGTACCGTGGGCGATACCGGCACCCGTATCGTCGGCGTCAATCCCAGCACCGGGCAGCCGTTCAACCGCCAGTTGACGGCGGGCGAGCTGGCCGATCCCAATCTCAATCCCTTGTATGGCGCGCTGCTGCATACCGGCAGCGTGATCCCGCGCGGTCCCGATCACAATCCAAGGAACAGCGGCCAGTTCGGCTTGTCGACGCGCTATACCTTTCCGGACAGCGGCGATGAGCTGACGTTTTATTACGTGCGCTATCACGACAAGATCCCGTTCGCCAGCATCCGCGTCAACCAGGGCAGTACCGCCAACCCCTTCGGCTGGCAGGATATCTTTCTGGACTATGCCGAAGACCGTAACCTGTTCGGCGTCTCCTACAATACCCGTGCCGGCGACTGGGCATTCGGCACCGAGCTGTCGTTCCGGCCGAAGGAAAGCGTCCCGATCGACCCGACCATCGTCGCCAACCCGGCCAATCCATATTATTGCAATGCCGATCTCAACCCGGGCAACTACCGCCCCACCGGCTACGTCTGCCGCGGCGCCGTCGATCAGAAGAAATACCAGTTCCACCTGACCGCCCTCAACATTTTCACGCCGGGCGGGACCTTTGGCGGCCTGCTGCGGGCGCTGGGCGCGACCGAGGGCTCGTTCACTTCCGAGCTGGCGGCGGCCTACTATCCGGATCTCGATCTCAACCAGGGGATTCCGTATTCGGTGACGTCCGATTACCGCGTGCCGACCAAGCTGTCGAGCGGCCTGGTGGCGCAGATCGGCGTCAACTATCCGGCAGCCTTTGGCGGCCAGGCTTCCTATGCGCCGGACTTGTCGCTGTCGTACGGCGTCTCCGGCGTCGCGGCCAGCGCCTTGCCTGGCTTCGTGCAAGGCGCCGGCGCGGTGGTAGTCGGGTTGACCATCGATTTCAAGACCAAGCCGGCCACCAAGATGCGTGTCGACTACACCCACAACTATGGCGGCGGTCAGTCCAACCTGATGCGCGACCGCGACTTCGCCACCTTCAGTTTCACGACGTCGTTCTGA
- a CDS encoding neutral/alkaline non-lysosomal ceramidase N-terminal domain-containing protein: MNLRQVVSQSMAALMLLSAAHYAAAHDYIVGLGSGDVTAVAMGDSSNAWAVAPGFNGLQSRLSARAFLIKDTDARTGGNEVLFVVVEAGLPGASVRDVVLQELAGMKGFASRFSAENLVMVAIHTHGAPPNGDTDRPKLFKAQVAGILQAIINADQNKAVTTINISRGELNTVSRNRSIEAYKLDNADDRKIVGEAGIDPLMTQLTFVRGGAAVGALTFFATHPTNMVDDGFSYVTGDSYGYAARRLEDQMNQGKKSGDPRFIAAFAQTNPGDVTSNVNFDICTDRQLFSHHQWGCKRGVKDTPFDSMKEIGERLYGKAYTMLTSPGAVPVDDGLAAARQGLNYRYQSVALHNILVDEKYTRGTGSNGSSPGAQRTCAPAWGAAFAAGSTEDLGTPLAAEGADNSLSLAGILGIGLQIPVLSDILKVVAHYALHLDASLATLTPELRTCQGRKDVIAALPAVDTEMHLLKLGSLYMAVAPFELPVMTGYRIRRALTATLDAGDIKNVLALGYLYGESPSLEVGGFAGYLVTPEEYDAKQYESGYTDWGKWSQPAVTQALDMLAVNLKDNAAPPPRAPVAQPAADDPLTALVTAADTPEENMPAPVAWDGIPLFRVIGSVLTAPAIHQENSFNNTHQVVTAEFVSGHPMNRLRRNDTFLVIEKQAADGSWQEYRRDDKWGTRIQWNPTGVLCINCKSATVTWEVEPGNPGGTYRIVHKGNYKPFWVLPDVVEFRSETAPFVVAAQG, translated from the coding sequence GTGAATTTACGGCAAGTAGTCAGTCAATCCATGGCAGCCTTGATGTTGCTGTCGGCCGCGCACTATGCAGCGGCGCACGATTACATCGTGGGACTGGGCAGCGGCGATGTCACGGCAGTCGCCATGGGCGACTCCAGCAATGCCTGGGCGGTGGCGCCAGGATTCAACGGTCTGCAGTCGCGGCTGAGCGCCAGGGCCTTCCTGATCAAGGACACCGACGCCAGGACCGGCGGCAATGAGGTCCTGTTTGTGGTGGTCGAGGCCGGCTTGCCGGGCGCGTCGGTGAGGGATGTCGTGCTGCAGGAACTGGCCGGAATGAAAGGCTTCGCTTCCAGGTTCTCGGCCGAAAACCTGGTGATGGTGGCGATCCACACTCATGGCGCGCCGCCTAATGGTGATACCGACCGCCCCAAGCTGTTCAAGGCCCAGGTCGCCGGCATCCTGCAAGCGATAATCAACGCCGATCAAAACAAGGCCGTTACGACGATCAATATCAGCAGGGGAGAGCTGAATACGGTCAGCCGCAACCGTTCCATCGAGGCGTATAAGCTCGATAACGCCGATGACAGGAAAATTGTCGGCGAGGCCGGCATCGATCCCTTGATGACACAACTGACTTTCGTGCGCGGCGGTGCTGCGGTAGGCGCCCTGACTTTCTTCGCCACCCATCCGACCAATATGGTCGATGACGGCTTCAGCTACGTCACTGGCGACAGCTATGGCTATGCCGCACGGCGCCTGGAAGATCAGATGAACCAGGGAAAGAAGAGCGGCGATCCGCGTTTTATCGCTGCCTTTGCGCAGACCAATCCGGGCGATGTCACCAGTAATGTGAATTTCGATATCTGCACCGACCGGCAGTTGTTTAGCCATCACCAATGGGGTTGCAAGCGCGGCGTCAAAGACACGCCTTTCGACAGCATGAAGGAAATCGGCGAACGCCTCTATGGCAAGGCCTATACCATGCTGACATCGCCCGGCGCGGTGCCGGTGGACGATGGCCTTGCAGCGGCCAGGCAGGGCTTGAATTACCGCTACCAGAGCGTGGCCCTGCATAACATCCTGGTCGATGAGAAATACACCCGCGGCACCGGCAGCAACGGCAGTTCGCCGGGCGCGCAACGTACCTGCGCGCCGGCCTGGGGCGCTGCATTTGCCGCCGGCAGTACCGAAGACCTGGGCACACCGCTGGCAGCCGAAGGCGCCGACAATTCGCTGTCGCTGGCCGGCATTCTCGGCATCGGGTTGCAGATCCCCGTGCTGTCCGACATCCTCAAGGTGGTGGCGCATTATGCCCTGCATCTCGACGCTTCCCTGGCAACCTTGACGCCTGAGCTGCGCACTTGCCAGGGACGCAAGGACGTGATTGCAGCGCTGCCCGCGGTGGATACCGAAATGCATCTGCTGAAGCTGGGTTCGCTGTACATGGCGGTGGCGCCGTTTGAACTCCCTGTCATGACCGGCTATCGCATCCGCCGGGCGCTGACAGCGACCTTGGACGCGGGCGACATCAAGAACGTGCTGGCGCTGGGCTACCTGTATGGCGAAAGTCCGAGCCTGGAAGTGGGCGGCTTTGCCGGTTACCTGGTGACGCCGGAAGAGTATGACGCTAAGCAGTACGAATCCGGTTATACCGATTGGGGAAAATGGAGCCAGCCGGCCGTGACGCAGGCGCTCGACATGCTGGCAGTCAATCTGAAAGACAATGCCGCGCCGCCGCCGCGGGCGCCAGTGGCGCAGCCGGCCGCGGACGATCCGCTGACGGCGCTGGTGACTGCCGCCGATACGCCGGAAGAAAACATGCCGGCGCCGGTAGCCTGGGACGGCATTCCATTGTTCCGCGTGATCGGCAGCGTGCTGACGGCGCCGGCCATCCATCAGGAAAATTCGTTCAACAACACGCATCAGGTCGTTACTGCTGAATTCGTCAGCGGCCATCCGATGAACCGCCTGCGCCGCAACGACACTTTCCTGGTGATCGAAAAGCAGGCAGCCGACGGCAGCTGGCAAGAGTACCGCCGTGATGACAAATGGGGTACCCGCATCCAGTGGAATCCGACCGGCGTCCTGTGCATCAATTGCAAGAGCGCGACCGTGACCTGGGAGGTCGAGCCGGGTAATCCGGGCGGCACTTACCGCATCGTCCACAAGGGCAATTACAAGCCGTTCTGGGTCTTGCCGGATGTGGTCGAATTCCGCAGCGAGACCGCGCCTTTCGTGGTGGCAGCGCAGGGCTGA
- a CDS encoding amino acid ABC transporter substrate-binding protein translates to MRGVIKHGLTFLCILTPLAANAGDTLSKIRDSQTITFAYRETAPFSYTDENKQIVGYSIDMCLKIADAVKRELKLPNLKVAYVPVDSTTRFSSIIDGKADMECGSTTNNAERRTRVGFTVPNFFSSVRMIVKKGSDIKNWSDLRGKTIVITKSTTTIDLVNDRSNVRSLNIKVVEAKDDAESFSFVEQGKADAYAMDDVLLYSLRATAKTPSDFTVLGDPLSIEQYSLMFRKDDPAFKQLVDKEMVRMINEGDFQKIYSFWFTQPHGSKKVNMGMPMGYLLRDSLLYPSDKTAQ, encoded by the coding sequence ATGCGTGGTGTGATCAAGCACGGTTTGACCTTTTTATGTATCCTGACACCACTAGCCGCCAATGCCGGCGACACCCTCAGCAAGATCCGCGACAGCCAGACCATCACCTTCGCTTACCGCGAAACGGCGCCGTTTTCCTATACCGATGAAAACAAGCAGATCGTCGGGTATTCGATCGACATGTGCCTGAAAATCGCCGATGCCGTCAAACGTGAACTGAAGCTGCCGAATCTCAAGGTGGCGTATGTGCCGGTCGATTCGACTACCCGTTTTTCCAGCATCATCGACGGCAAGGCCGACATGGAATGCGGCTCCACCACGAATAACGCCGAGCGCCGCACCCGCGTCGGCTTTACCGTGCCGAACTTCTTTTCCAGCGTGCGCATGATCGTCAAGAAGGGCAGCGACATCAAGAACTGGTCCGACCTGCGCGGCAAGACCATCGTCATCACCAAGAGCACCACCACCATCGACCTGGTCAACGATCGCAGCAATGTGCGTTCGCTCAATATCAAGGTAGTGGAAGCCAAGGACGATGCTGAATCGTTCAGCTTCGTCGAGCAGGGCAAGGCCGATGCCTACGCCATGGACGACGTGCTGCTGTACAGCCTGCGCGCCACCGCCAAGACGCCGTCCGACTTTACCGTGCTGGGCGATCCGCTCTCGATCGAACAATATTCCCTGATGTTCCGCAAGGACGATCCGGCCTTCAAGCAGCTGGTCGACAAGGAAATGGTACGGATGATCAACGAGGGCGACTTCCAGAAGATCTACAGTTTCTGGTTTACCCAACCGCATGGATCGAAGAAGGTCAACATGGGCATGCCGATGGGCTACCTGTTGCGCGATTCGTTGCTCTATCCTTCGGACAAGACCGCCCAGTAA
- a CDS encoding helix-turn-helix domain-containing protein — MGASQMVAEPGRSTGAKQGAKAGAEAGARHRYFNDFAAALRYWRDKRGYSQLRLSAESHISQRHISFLESGRAQPSRELILKLGTALDIPLRQRNVMLLAAGFAPAYQERKLSDPELAAVKQALDFMLAQQAPYPALVVDRLWNLVMSNGPAAMMMRWLLDMPEAQPLPREGINILKLMLDPQAIRKHLLNWQEVSADLLHWIQREAMSDGPGSEATGLLEQLVALPGIRAATQTPNLDTRVLPFLPLKIRKDGVELNLFTAIATMGTPHDVTVHELRIESFFPADAATAAWFKERA; from the coding sequence ATGGGTGCATCACAGATGGTGGCGGAGCCGGGCCGTAGCACTGGCGCAAAACAAGGCGCCAAAGCGGGCGCAGAAGCAGGCGCGCGGCACCGCTACTTCAATGACTTCGCGGCGGCCTTGCGCTACTGGCGCGACAAGCGCGGCTACAGCCAGCTGCGCCTGTCGGCCGAAAGCCATATCTCGCAGCGCCACATCAGTTTCCTGGAGAGCGGCCGTGCGCAGCCGAGCCGGGAGCTGATCCTGAAGCTGGGCACGGCGCTCGACATTCCGCTGCGCCAGCGTAACGTGATGCTGCTGGCGGCGGGTTTCGCGCCAGCTTACCAGGAGCGAAAATTGTCCGATCCGGAACTGGCTGCGGTCAAGCAGGCGCTGGATTTCATGCTGGCCCAGCAGGCGCCGTATCCGGCGCTGGTGGTGGACCGGCTGTGGAACCTGGTGATGAGCAACGGCCCGGCTGCCATGATGATGCGCTGGCTGCTGGATATGCCGGAAGCGCAGCCCTTGCCGCGCGAAGGCATCAACATCCTCAAGCTGATGCTGGATCCGCAGGCGATCCGCAAGCATCTGCTCAACTGGCAGGAGGTCAGCGCCGACCTGCTGCACTGGATCCAGCGCGAAGCCATGAGCGACGGCCCCGGCAGCGAAGCCACCGGGCTGCTGGAGCAGCTGGTAGCGCTACCCGGCATTCGGGCGGCGACGCAGACGCCGAATCTCGATACGCGGGTGCTGCCATTCCTGCCGCTGAAGATCCGCAAGGACGGCGTCGAGCTGAACCTGTTCACCGCGATCGCCACCATGGGTACGCCGCACGACGTCACCGTGCACGAGCTGCGGATCGAATCCTTTTTCCCGGCCGATGCCGCCACCGCGGCGTGGTTCAAGGAGCGCGCCTAG